In Erigeron canadensis isolate Cc75 chromosome 1, C_canadensis_v1, whole genome shotgun sequence, a single window of DNA contains:
- the LOC122598322 gene encoding protein ESSENTIAL FOR POTEXVIRUS ACCUMULATION 1-like, with translation MADLPDDLIFSSKLTISKVEAAGGNDEDKMMNFADDSKDHLALDSSIPLSPQWLYAKPNENKLERAPSSLSLGTSADSNVKERRPDTTDDKKDWRKVATETESARRWREEERETGLLGRRDRRKTDRRPDVGRETNDTRAPPPSDRWNDAGNRNAGQEARRDSKWSSRWGPDEKEKETRTEKKADVEKEEGHGDTQTHSNNTRSISERDPDARDKWRPRHRMEANSTGPGSFRAAPGFGVEKGRAEGLSTGFTIGRGRSGGSAARPLSAGSIENNDSVPGKPGLSAGMFLYPRGKLLDIYRTQKLDPSLVDMSDKIMQVPPITQVTAVEPLAFLAPDKDEEAILGDIWTGKVNNSEASYNSFSRDRSQENIADAGRDDDLPLAEELVDPNNWTHQKDCESALLSNAPKTNLTDGQDSSGNVGRNDDASNLNITDASHVNHQLFDDVAYDMNAELPNDSNSLFANPSSEQYWKGNMQPIKNSINKHLASSIPPEELSLFYCDPQGEIQGPFLGVDIISWFEQGFFGAELPVRVADAPDGTPFEELGDVMPHLKATNSYTSSGAFEENLDADMLVPPAVSEMGISTDDPRWQLAGNNGLSTNSYSEGQNVHDEEIVFPGRPGSSHDVMGNALRGSTSGNYANNYTIPTELTEPRPPSQNENKMHPFGLLWSELEGSSLRKDQSSIPPFSGGIHQQLMNPIAGGADQFPHMDQEVNHFDLAEKLRAQHIQQQLLQQHNLLSASHLNEPMFDQLPGRNLLNQQLTGQTGQDLDHFLALQLQQQQQQQQQQHQRQVQLQQQMLLKEQQSRQQMLLEQLVQNQMQDGRVRSRNDAVRSNNALDQILLKHQILSEMQQRSQHQQRHVDPSIEHLIQAKYGHQGHPDDILEMMVRAKHGQMSSLEHQMLQRDQFHGRQLPMGMRQRMEMEEERQLGSDWFHRVNSAGPGPSDFYQQQQRPSPEDFSHLERNLSVQERVQLGLYDPNLLPYERSLSMPGGGPGVNLDVVNSLARAQSIDYQDSNARLLHANQVARFPSSVNSHQSSHSLGSNNFRPSHFDVMEGHNGQLQNEWMESRIQQLHINNERQKREMESIRSSEDQSLWMSGGTSDDTSKRLLMELLHQKPTNQPTEPLDINSGLPFERRLPSFDHSDQQVGLNQNHPFSVGSYGSSVGTPMDETIVGFKGNDESSFFGMNGSSQAAYTNSMVSPPDIMKGAGAETQENITQPGGGLYMDRVGPTDSSSVEAKDRVTAISKRPENILLKRPPVARAASSHEGLSELASNPDIRGRNVPTMISPEGGRREAGGNIVNQAAESMTAGKDIRFRRTSSLSDADVSETASFSDMLKSNAKKTDNQAAAAAALESGDGQGGRPGKKKGKKGRQIDPALLGFKVTSNRIMMGEIQRIED, from the exons ATGGCCGATCTCCCTGACGATCTAATCTTCTCTTCCAAACTCACTATTTCCAAAG TGGAAGCAGCAGGAGGAAATGATGAGGATAAGATGATGAATTTCGCTGATGATTCTAAAG ATCATCTAGCTCTGGACAGCAGCATCCCTTTGTCTCCTCAGTGGCTTTATGCTAAACCAAACGAGAACAAGTTG GAGCGTGCACCTAGTTCTCTTTCTCTTGGTACTTCTGCTGATTCCAATGTGAAAGAGCGCCGCCCAGATACAACTGATGACAAAAAAGATTGGAGGAAGGTTGCTACTGAAACCGAGAGTGCTCGTCGTTGgcgtgaagaagaaagagaaacaGGCTTACTTGGTAGAAGAGACCGCAGGAAAACCGACCGCCGTCCTGATGTTGGTAGAGAGACCAATGATACTAGAGCTCCACCTCCCTCTGACAGGTGGAATGATGCTGGTAACCGTAATGCTGGGCAAGAGGCCCGGCGCGATAGCAAATGGTCATCTAGGTGGGGCCcagatgaaaaagaaaaggaaacgcGAACGGAGAAGAAAGCAGATGTCGAAAAGGAAGAAGGCCATGGAGACACTCAGACACATTCAAATAACACTAGATCAATTTCAGAGCGTGATCCAGATGCTCGTGATAAATGGAGGCCACGCCACAGGATGGAGGCAAATTCTACTGGACCAGGTAGCTTTCGGGCCGCACCTGGATTCGGGGTAGAGAAAGGACGTGCCGAGGGTTTGAGCACGGGTTTTACCATTGGACGTGGACGGTCTGGTGGAAGTGCTGCCAGACCGTTGTCTGCCGGGTCCATTGAGAACAATGATAGTGTTCCTGGCAAGCCTGGTCTTTCTGCTGGCATGTTTCTCTATCCAAGGGGAAAGCTTCTTGATATATACCGTACACAGAAGCTTGACCCGTCTTTAGTTGACATGTCTGACAAAATCATGCAAGTACCTCCTATAACACAAGTAACTGCTGTTGAACCACTTGCTTTTCTTGCTCCTGATAAAGATGAAGAG GCTATTCTTGGGGATATATGGACCGGGAAAGTCAATAATAGTGAGGCCTCGTACAATTCATTTTCAAGGGACAGGTCACAAGAGAATATTGCAG ATGCCGGAAGAGATGATGATCTTCCCTTGGCAGAGGAACTGGTAGATCCTAATAATTGGACCCACCAAAAAGATTGTGAGAGTGCCCTGCTATCTAATGCTCCTAAAACCAACTTGACAGATG GACAAGACTCTAGCGGAAATGTAGGCAGAAATGATGATGCTTCTAATCTTAATATTACCGATGCATCTCACGTGAACCATCAgctgtttgatgatgtggcgtATGACATGAATGCCGAGCTTCCAAATGATTCAAACTCCCTCTTTGCCAATCCATCCTCTGAGCAATACTGGAAGGGAAATATGCAGCCGATAAAGAATAGTATAAATAAGCATCTCGCCAGCAGTATCCCACCGGAAGAACTAAGTTTGTTCTACTGTGACCCGCAAGGGGAAATTCAGGGACCGTTTCTTGGGGTTGACATCATTTCGTGGTTTGAGCAAGGGTTTTTTGGAGCCGAATTACCTGTTCGTGTGGCAGATGCACCAGATGGAACTCCTTTTGAAGAACTAGGAGATGTTATGCCACACTTAAAAGCTACAAATAGCTATACTTCCAGTGGTGCTTTTGAAGAGAATCTGGACGCTGATATGTTGGTTCCGCCTGCCGTTTCTGAAATGGGAATTTCAACAGATGATCCTCGGTGGCAGTTGGCTGGTAATAATGGTTTATCTACAAATTCGTATTCCGAGGGTCAAAACGTCCATGATGAAG AAATTGTGTTCCCGGGAAGGCCTGGTAGTAGTCATGATGTAATGGGGAATGCTTTAAGAGGCTCAACGTCTGGAAATTACGCAAACAACTACACGATTCCTACCGAGTTAACTGAACCTCGTCCACCaagtcaaaatgaaaataagatGCACCCGTTTGGGTTGTTGTGGTCTGAGCTTGAAGGGTCTAGTTTAAGAAAAGATCAGTCATCAATTCCACCTTTTAGTGGTGGTATTCACCAGCAGCTTATGAATCCTATTGCTGGAGGGGCTGACCAGTTTCCACATATGGATCAAGAGGTCAATCACTTTGATCTAGCAGAGAAACTTAGGGCTCAACACATCCAACAGCAGCTGCTCCAGCAGCATAATCTGTTGTCTGCTTCTCACTTGAATGAGCCTATGTTCGATCAACTTCCAGGTCGAAATCTTTTAAACCAACAGTTGACAGGTCAAACTGGTCAAGATCTTGACCACTTTTTGGCACTTCAGCTGCAACAGcaacaacagcagcagcagcagcagcatcaAAGGCAGGTTCAACTTCAGCAGCAAATGCTACTCAAGGAGCAACAATCTAGGCAGCAAATGCTGCTTGAACAATTGGTACAAAATCAGATGCAAGATGGACGTGTCAGGTCACGCAATGATGCCGTGAGATCCAATAATGCGCTGGATCAAATTCTTCTGAAGCATCAGATTTTAAGCGAAATGCAACAGCGTTCACAACATCAGCAAAGACATGTTGATCCATCAATAGAGCATCTGATTCAAGCAAAATATGGTCATCAAGGGCACCCGGATGATATTTTGGAGATGATGGTGCGTGCTAAACATGGACAGATGTCATCTTTAGAACATCAGATGCTTCAACGTGACCAATTTCATGGGAGGCAGTTGCCTATGGGGATGAGGCAGAGGATGGAAATGGAGGAAGAACGACAACTGGGTTCTGATTGGTTTCACCGTGTTAATTCAGCTGGACCTGGTCCTTCAGATTTCTATCAGCagcaacaaagaccatctcctGAAGATTTTAGTCATCTTGAACGGAATCTTTCGGTCCAAGAACGGGTTCAGCTTGGTCTTTACGATCCGAACTTGCTACCATATGAGAGGTCATTGTCAATGCCAGGTGGTGGTCCTGGAGTGAACCTTGATGTTGTAAATTCCTTAGCTCGAGCTCAAAGCATAGATTATCAAGATTCGAATGCTCGGCTACTCCATGCTAATCAAGTAGCCCGATTTCCTTCAAGTGTCAATTCTCATCAATCTAGCCATTCCTTAGGCTCTAATAATTTTCGTCCTTCACATTTCGATGTGATGGAAGGGCACAATGGTCAATTACAAAATGAGTGGATGGAATCTAGGATCCAGCAGCTGCATATCAATAATGAGAGGCAGAAAAGGGAAATGGAGTCTATAAGAAGCTCAGAGGACCAAAGTCTTTGGATGTCTGGTGGAACTAGTGATGACACTTCGAAAAGATTGCTTATGGAATTACTACATCAGAAGCCAACCAATCAGCCTACTGAACCATTAGATATAAATAGTGGACTACCATTTGAAAGAAGACTACCTTCTTTCGATCATTCAGACCAACAAGTAGGACTGAACCAGAATCACCcattttctgttggatcttATGGGTCTAGTGTAGGCACACCTATGGACGAGACAATAGTTGGGTTCAAAGGCAATGATGAGAGCTCGTTCTTTGGTATGAATGGATCGTCTCAGGCAGCGTATACAAACTCTATGGTGTCACCTCCAGATATCATGAAAGGTGCAGGTGCAGAAACACAAGAAAATATTACTCAGCCGGGTGGTg GTTTATATATGGACAGGGTGGGACCAACAGATTCTTCTTCAGTAGAGGCTAAAGATCG GGTGACGGCTATTTCCAAGAGGCCTGAAAATATTTTGTTGAAACGTCCACCAGTTGCACGTGCGGCTTCATCACATGAAGGATTATCTGAGCTGGCATCAAATCCAGATATCAGAGGAAGGAATGTCCCTACTATGATATCTCCTGAAG GAGGGAGACGGGAAGCAGGGGGCAATATAGTAAATCAAGCCGCTGAGAGCATGACAGCTGGCAAGGATATTCGTTTTAGGAGAACGTCATCTCTTAGTGATGCTGATGTGTCAGAGACGGCATCTTTTAGTGACATGCTGAAAAGCAATGCCAAGAAGACAGATAATCAGGCAGCAGCAGCTGCTGCTTTAGAAAGTGGAGATGGGCAAGGGGGTAGACCTGGAAAGAAGAAAGGAAAGAAGGGGCGGCAAATTGACCCAGCTTTACTTGGATTTAAGGTTACTAGCAACCGAATAATGATGGGGGAGATTCAACGTATAGAAGATTAA